The Archocentrus centrarchus isolate MPI-CPG fArcCen1 chromosome 5, fArcCen1, whole genome shotgun sequence genome contains the following window.
CCTCGGCTCAAAGCTTACCACAGACAGGTATTACACATGTGCATCGTTTGTACCACACACAAGCTCTGCAACTGCAAGAACCCAAATTCACAAGGTGTAAATCACTTGGTTCAATTGTTTTACAGCAGTTTTAAAGGTTGCAGCTCAGCAGGCTGCAACAGGCACGTCTGTTGTCACAGTTCGTCCCAGCCAGCCAGGGAAATCCCCTGTCACTGTGACATCCCTTCCTCCAGGTGTTCGAATGGTAGTGCCCGCACAGACCACCCAAGGATCGGTAAGAGCAATTTCATACAAATATTTTATCATATTGATTTGCTGTAAAGTTCACTGCTAGACCAACAAATGtttaacagttttttgtttttcaactttTAGCCAATTGGGAGCAGCCCTCAGATGAGTGGCATGGCAGctttagctgctgcagctgcagcaacacAGAAGATCCCGCCCTCTTCTGCAGGAACTGTCCTCAATGTTCCTGCAGGTGCCACCATTCTCAAAACAGTTGCAGTTTCCCCCAGCACAACCACAGTGAAAGTGGCTTCTCCAGTCATGGTACACATTGCAATAAACATTCTCATTTCCAACATCGTGCCGCTTCTATCACCAGTCACTCGTGATGATAAATTTGCACTTGTAGGTCAGTAACCCGGCCACCCGGATGTTGAAGACTGCTGCAGCCCAGGTGGGCACAGCAACTGCATCCTCTCCCACCACTACCACCAGACCCATTATCACTGTGCATAAGTCTGGTGCAGTCACAGTGGCCCAGCAGGCTCAGGTGGTGACCACTGTGGTTGGAGGAGTCACCAAGACCATCACCCTGGTCAAGAGCCCACTCACTATGGGCAGCAGTGGCACTCTGGTAAGAAAACACAAATTCTGTAGCATAATGCAATACTGCAACTCTTCTTGAGAGCACCCTTGGTGCTTTCACAGGCATGCTGTAAACCTGGATTCTGTAAATTGCTTCCTTGcactcggtgtgtgtgtgtattgattGGTCACATGATGGTGACATTGTCATTTTGAGCCAATAGAGAGGGTGTAAAAGTTGGCCTACAGTGACTGTTGGAGGAAACAGGGAGCATGTTAGTGATCTGCATGACTGTCGGTCAGTTAGGGCTGGAATGAACCGTAGAGCCACGAGTTTAGTGGTCGAGCTTCCGGCTGACCTCCCTGTACTGTCCGATGTTTTCTGGTGACTCATGAACTTGAGTCTCTCTTCTATGTCGGCAGATCTCCAACCTTGGCAAGATGATGTCTGTGGTACAAACCAAGCCAGTGCAGACATCAGCTGTCACAGGCCAGGCTTCCACTAACCCTCTCACACAGATCATACAGGTCAGCTATCTGCATGAGTGCAGGAAAAAACAGGAGGTAGCTTAAAACTCCTGAGACAGGCACCACGTGTCTTTCCCCAAATAATTTGCATAACATGCACCTCTCTTTCCAGACAAAGGGTCCACTCCCAGCTGGCACAATCCTGAAGCTGGtgacttctgcagatggcaaaCCCACAACCATCATCACCACCTCCCAGGCTGGAGGCACAGGAAACAAGCCCACTATCCTCAACATCAGCGGAGTCTCTCCTACTACCACTAAGCAGGGCACCACCATCATTAAGACTATCCCCATGTCAGCAATCATGACCCAGCCTGGAGCTACAGGTCTGTTTTCATTCAAGTTTGCAGAATTAAATAATTAAGATCAGTACTACAAAATGGGGCTAAAGTTATATTCATGGAGTTCTTAGATATTAAAGAAAACAGTGTCTTCTTAATGTTAAACCTTTTGACATTTGCTGTGTAAATCAGCAATAGGTTTAGGATAGTGATTAGTCAGTCATGATCTGATGGAGAATGATTTTATTCAtgcttgtgtttctctttgcagGTGTAACAAGCAGTGCAGGCATGAAAACACCTATCACAATCCTTACCACAAAGGTAATGACGACAGGAACTCCTGGGAAAATCATCACTGCAGTTCCCAAACTTGCCACTGCAGCCGGCCAGCAGGGACTGACACAGGTAAATTGGCTCTGTTTGCGCAGCAGTCTTTGTACATATTGAGTTTACTGTGCTGCCTATTTAGCCTAAATCTTCTGTCTCTAGGTGGTTTTGAAGGGTGCTCCTGGGCAACCCGGCACTATTTTACGCACTGTTCCCATGAGCACAGTGGGTGGTGTTCGCCTCGTTACACCAGTGACAGTGTCTGCTGTTAAGCCTACTGTCACAACTCTGGTTGTCAAGGGGACTACAGGTAAGAAAAACTTAATTATTGGATAATGTAAATAtgttaactttttttctttttttttctttctctggtttCATCTTTGAATGTGCACTTCCTCCAGGTGTCACCACTCTCGGCACAGTCACTGGTACTGTTTCTACCAGCCTGGCAGGAGGCACAGTTGACAGTTCCACGGCCTCTCTCGTTACTCCCATCACCACACTGGGAACCATTGCTACCCTGTCCAGCCAGGTCATCAGCCCAGCTGCCATTacagtttcagctgctcagACTAGCCTGACTTCTTCCTCCGCACTGCCCTCATCTACTATGACAGTGCAGGTAAGACCCAGCAACCCAGATTTAATCAATTTGTAACATTTTGTATTCGGGTCATCAGGTTATGAAGCTCTGGCAGTGTCGTATGCTTTAATTGCTTTGTTACAACTTAATGAAAAAGACCAAATGTGAAGATGTTGGTGCTTATTTTTGTAATCGCAGAAAATTCCCAGAGATGCTCCTTATAAATTTTTGGAGAGTCAAAGTTATTCTGTTTTTGACCATGTAACATACCATTTGCCTTTAAGATTTGTGACATATCTTTGCTTTCCCCAGAATCAGCCCACCCAGGTGACTCTGATCACAACTCCCAGTGGTGTAGAGGCTCAGCCAGTACAAGATCTACCCGTGTCCATCCTGGCTTCACCAACCTCTGAGCAGCCCACCTCCACTGAAGCTGGAGCAGCTGGAGAGAGCTCTGGGACTGTCACCCTGGTCTGCTCTAATCCGCCCTGTGAGACCCACGAAACGGGAACTACTAACACAGCCACCACCTCTTCCGCAACAATTGGTGCAGGGCAGGTCTGCTCTAACCCACCATGCGAAACCCATGAAACCGGAACCACCAACACAGCCACCACTTCGTCTGCAGCAATTGGAGCTGGGCAGGTGTGCTCAAATCCACCATGTGAAACCCACGAAACCGGAACCACCAACACAGCCACCACTTCCTCAGCTACAATTGGTGCAGGACAGGTCTGCTCGAACCCACCCTGCGAAACCCATGAGACCGGAACGACCAACACAGCCACAACTGCTACTTCAAACATGTCTGCGCTACGTGTGTGCTCCAACCCACCGTGTGAGACTCATGAAACTGGGACAACAAACACAGCTACCACGGCGACATCTAATATGGGAGGGGTCCAGCAGGTGTGCTCCAACCCGCCCTGTGAGACCCATGTGACAGGCACCACCAACACCGCCACCCAAGCTTCATCCAGCATGAACGCAAACCAGACAGACACCGTGCAGAGCGTGTGCTCTAATCCACCCTGCGAAACCCACGAGACGGGGACCACCAACACTCCGTCCACAGCCACCTCCAACATGGGAGGAGACCAGACCAGCACAACAACAGGCTTGGTCCAGAGGGTTTGTTCCAACCCCCCCTGTGAAACACATGAGACAGGGACCACCAACACAGCCACAACTGCCACTTGCAGCATGGAGACAGGTGAAGGCACGGGTATGTAAACATATGCATACAATTTTTGTAATTAACAGCAaatgaagtgatttttttttttttttttttcctacaccGTTACAGTTGATGTCTTCTaccctttttaaaaattgttcttGTTTAAAGTCTTTCTTAGAATTGCATCTAAATCCCACACGGTTGTTGCTTGTGTTGTATCTAAGAAGTAAAAGTGGTTCGTTGTTTAAACATCAAGCTCAAATTATGCTACTATGTCTCATTAGCAGCCCAGCAGACAGAAGAAGGGGCAGAAGGTGCCAGCAGCACAGAAGAGGCCTCCACCACAACAACAACTGGTACCACCCAGGGCAGGGCTGTCACTACTGTCACTCAGTCTACACCAGCCCCCGGACCCTCGGTGCCTGTAAGAATACCACACTGTGCCTATCAGAAGTAGCACCTTGCCTAAACACGATCAGTGGGTGATGGTGGTAAAACTAATCTTAGTAGATGTCCATGTTAGAGCTGTATTTCTAAATTTGATACACTGAACAGGCAAAAGTAccgggccacctacacattacacctacaggagctgctatAGCTGCATACAGTGTACCAAAATGTAAGGGGAATGTCATTTCCAAAATGCTCCTTTTTCATTGTGGGCCATGATTTCTCTGTTTCCCCTCTAGTCGATCTCATCAATCACAGAGGGAGTAAGCACTGCTGCCAGCTCCACAGAGGAACCCATGCAAACTGATGAGGCAGCATCAGCAGAAGCTGCACCTGCTGAGGAAGGAACCACTGCAATGGAGACGCAAGCAGAGGTGAATAAAGTGTAAAGGCAGACAAAGCCAGTGTGGCCTTTCATTTTGAAATTCTTTCCAgtcatgcattttttattttattttttgcattatttgaTGGAACCTCTTTAATCTGTTATCAagggagaagcagcagcagcgacaGCCTTGAACCTTCCTTCGGAGCTGATGTCTGAGGGCCAGGGAGCTACACTAATGGTGACGGGGCTGTCGGATGAGGAACTGGCAgtgactgcagcagcagaggcagcTGCCCAGGCAGCGGCCACTGAGGAAGCCCAGGCCCTCGCTATCCAGGCTGTTCTCCAGGCAGCTCAGCAAGCCGTAATGAGTGAGTAGAAGCACGGTTTTGTGTACACACGCTtggttttgcttttgcttttattttgaaacatagCATAGCCGAAGATCAAGGGCTGAGCTGTACTTATGGGGGGAGGAGGCATGGAAAGATGATCATTTACTGCCAAACAGTTAGGATATTTCTCAGCAAAACCATTCCTGTAGATGTGTAGTCCTGCAGCCTCTATGATTTTGCAATTCTTAAAAACTTGTAACATACAGATGAAGGTGATGCTGCTGGAGAGAGCCAGCAACCCACCAACATCCCCATCATGCTGACCCAGCAAGAGCTTGCGGCACTggtccaacagcagcagcagctgcaggaggcTCAGGCTGCAGCCCAGCAGGCCACGGTGGACACAAGTTTGCCCACCGAAGGTCTCGCTCCTGCTGACAGTCTCAACGACCCCTCTGTTGAGAGTAATGGACACAACGAAATGGCGGCCACAGTCACCAGTGCTGTGGCTTCTCTCCTGCCACGTACCACTGCTGAAAGTacgtttttgtgctttttataaTTTCTTCggatgttgtttcttttttttttctacagcagactgatttctttttgtattgCTCTTCAAATTACACAGCACTTGCTCCATCGAGTACATTTGCACCCTCTGTATCTGTGGCAAGTCCAGCCAAGCTGCAAGCAGCAGCCACTCTAGCAGAGGTTGCCAATGGCATTGAGGGAGAGGTGAGTAATTTTGGTGCTATTCGACATCTGATTGGTTCAGTCAAGTTGAAGAGAGGAAAGGAGTCACTTATTGTTGACTGTGACTTTTGTTTCCATACAGAAGCAAGCCCCTCAGCCAGCTCCAGTGAAGCCTGTTGTAAAAAAAGAGAACCAGTGGTTTGATGTTGGGATTGTTAAAGTGACAAATATGGTTGTCACACACTACTATGTGCCAGGAGATGATTCTCAAGGAGATGTAAGTCGTCTCAGGGAGCCTTTTCTTGCTTAATTATATTGATATGTATTACAAGGTTCATCTCTaattgcttatttttatttgtttgtttggtagGACGACTCTGGCGTCATACCAGACTACAGTCAGATGAAGAAAATGGAGCTGCAGCCCGGAACAGCTTATAAGTTCCGTGTTGCTGGAATCAACGCTTGTGGTCGTGGAGCTTTCTCAGAGATTTCTGCTTTCAAGACTTGCCTACCAGGCTTCCCAGGGGCACCTTGCGCCATCAAAATCAGCAaggtaaataaaacaaacaaacacaaaaaaaaaccttttgctGCATTGTAGATTTTACGTGATCCAAATGTGATCACAAGAGCTGTGGTTTCAGCCACTGAGTAGCATCTATTCGCTGTACCCTCCCAGAGCCCAGATGGTGCCCACCTAACCTGGGAGCCACCCTCGGTGACGTCAGGGAAGATCATTGAGTACTCTGTTTACCTGGCCATCCAGAGTAACCAGACAGCTGAAGCCAAGGCTTCCACCCCAGCCCAGCTAGCCTTCATGCGTGTGTATTGTGGACCCAACCCATCTTGCTTGGTGCAGTCGTCCAGCCTCTCCAATGCCCACATTGACTACACCACCAAGCCAGCTATCATCTTCCGCATTGCCGCCCGCAACGAGAAGGGCTACGGTCCTGCCACCCAAGTTCGATGGCTGCAAGGTGAGCGCACATATTCAttcttaaatattaaaaatacttttatatTACTGAGTCTGCAGTTAATGGATTCACTGTCTCTACTTTAATGCTTTGTAGAATCTGGCAAAGATGCTTCTTCTGCAAAACCGGCCCCTAAGAGACCCGGCACCTCTCCTGATGCGTAAGTACAGTATTCATGTTTCATATCACGCACACAGGAACATGTCACTGATGAATAAAACATCCAGCATTTATTCTGGTTTTATGTGTTCTCCTGCAGTAAGTCTACTGGTCCAAAGAAAGCAAGGACGGACCAGTGAGGTTGCCCAAAGGCCCCTCCCagtcttttgtcctttttttttttttctttttttttccctcctttcccCCAACTCGCTGTCTTTTTAATCAGGAAGACTGACCTTCACCCCGTCTCATCCTCATCCTAATCTCATCCTCCATCCTCCCCCACGTCTCAGACCAAGACAGCAATGGAGGCAGAACAACCGTATGAAGCCGAGATGAAAGTCAATCTGAGAGATGTTTCTGTAGATAAAACCCTCCTTCCTCCTCGTTCTGTTGGCCGTGCTATTTTTAGAGCAACACAAACCTAGAAGCACATTATCTTTTTCAGTCACATCCCCTTCCATCCTTTTAACACCTATTTTTGACTTATTTCAGTAGTTGAACAGTATAGAGAAGCATTTACATCATTTACATCTTTCACAAACTGGGAGCCAGCCTGAGCGCAATGTtacccctctttttttcttttttctttttgtgaattCTGGGGGAGGGGCGTAGAGAGAGACTACATGAAATGATGTACAGTGTTGAAAAAAGGCTGTGGAAGCATTAGTAtagatgaaaggaaaaaaaatcggTATGGAAACAAATAAAGCACTTGTCCTCCATGAACGAggacatcatttttattttattttattttatttttttgctcaaAATTAATTTGCTTCATTGAGAACCAAGTCTGTACAGTCATCGTACTGGACTCCAGTCTCCTGGTAATGTCATCACTGTGCCCTTTTTACCCCAAGATGAGGACTGGTGGCCAACATGTTGAAGAATGGCAAAGGAAAGAGATTTGTAGAGAATGAATGACAGACTTTGCTAGGACTGAGACTTGCAGCACacacggaaaaaaaaaaaaaaaaaaatcttcccaaAAAATTAGCAAGCAATGATGCAGAAGATCTTTTGTgtagtttatttttgtattttttaagctttttgttttccctcctgtgtgtatgtgtaatgttgtgtgcatttttaaaaaaaaaaaaaaaaaaaagatacatcactttttttaaactgttgtttATCATCCCGCTAATTTGTGTTCATGGGAAGATGTGGCTGTGTTGAGGTTGCcactatatttttaaaaaaaaaaaaaaaatcttcagttgGTtgtatgttgttgttgttgttaacagATGGAAATGAAAGCGAGAGACTTTTAGTATTTGTTCCAAGTAGAACCGCAGAGGTTATAGGACTGAAGGGAACTTTTGATGTGGACCCAGGGAGAGGAgagtttttactttgtttactaCTCGACGCTTTTGTTGCTTCGTTTGCCAAACATGGAATTTCACAGGGGGGAGGGAATTAGAAAAGACCAACATCAGATCTTTGCCTACCTCCCCCCCCTCCTCAAATATCCCAATCAGTTCTACGCTTTTTAATGCTCACGAATGTGGTGTCTCACCTCTTTAATTTTTAGACTGGCAAATTGTTAGTGGACTTATTTTCCCTACCCTATTGATGTATGTGAATCcatttaattatatatatatatatttttttttttcccttccacaGCTCTGTATTCCATACAGATGGTGTGCAAGCTAACTGTGACATGTGAAACTCATGTCTTTGAATGGGGATGTCTTACACAGCCGGAGTGTACTCACTTGTAAATTAGTTCATagaggaagaataaaaaaaaaaccaaacaaacaaaaaaaaaaacatcttggcCTTTTATATAATTACCTGTAACAAACTGTTTTTACATGTTGGTCATCTCTTGATTGCCTTTTGTGTCTTTACTTATAAAAGAAacgtatatatataaatatatatagtcTCCCTGATTGTTCTAATTTGCTTCTGTCAAGCTGATTCACTGTAGGAGTCTGAATCACTGCTAGGTTCATTACAATACAAAACTTGTACAGGGAGGTGGTTTCTGACTGGACATGAGTGTATATCTACTTTGTAAGGGCGGATACAGTTGTGATGGTAACGGCCAGGAAGATGAGAGCCCAGGTTTGCCGCTTTTTCTCTGGTTCGTACCTCGGGTTCTGTTTGTGATTTCTCCCGATTTCTTTCTAGAAATGAACTCTCTTCATATGCATTCATAATTTTGTGCGTGTCAGTGTGTCTGTTGAACAAAACTAGACATGCATGCAAAAGCAGTGTATTTTAGTAGTGATGCCTTAAGTTAGACCATAAGCTGAAggttctcagaaaaaaaaaaaaaggaaaaaaaaaaaaagaaaaaacatttaatgagtTTGTTCCTCTCTCCatgtggtatacaattgtgtcCTTTCCTTCCACAGTACCTTTGCCGGGTCACTATTTTTGCACCCTCGTTAGATAGGTCATCATCAGCAGTGCCGAGGTCTTTCTGAACTTTCCCCTCCCACACAGGGACGAGTGCTCCTCTCAGCACTCGCAGGTGTTGCGAGTTTCTCTCGGCTGTTTGCAGGTTATCTGGAAATGTCCTGTATTTTCCAACGTGTGTTTTTTGTACTGTAGGGAGTAATGTATCTTTTatcatcaaaaaaataaaaaataaacatgttaaagAGATTCTGTGTCTTTTTGGGtcttaaaagcaaacaaaaggagCCGAATCACCTGTTGTAAGCCGCGCTGAGCTGCTCTCATAAACGGCTTCTctacatccagatcttctttgGCGCTTCCTTCAAAGTACTCTGCTCCTATTTCCTCACACCACTGCAGGGCCGTCCTAGCAGACACCTGAGAGGAAACAAATGTTAGATGACCCCACAGAGCAACATGTTGACTAAAagatttcagatttttatttattttttggtcaaGTTTTTACTGACCTATATATCattcacacatttaaataaaaaaaaaaaaaaaggcacccaactcaagggatgaactggCATTGTTTATAcaaaacttagcaaagaaccaattttaaattatatttttaggtGCTTtcttactagcagcctgtcacaaaaaacataatttgttccaTTTTTGTAACTGAATACTAAAAAGGCCaatcttaaggaagggaaacagaagAGGTTGAGGTATGCCAGAtcgcacaagaactgaactgaaaatcagtcacaacaagtctgatggagtgatgaatccaaatttgaaatttttgtttCCAATTGTTGTCAATATGTAgaaaggaggtcaggagagcggTCCAACATGGAGTGTCTACAgcaggggtcttcaactccaggcctcgagagcccctgtcctgcaggttttagatgtgtccctgatccaacacacctgaatcaaatggctgaattacctcctcagtacgcagtcaagttctccagagtcctgctaatgacttctatatttgactcaggtgtgttgaggcagagacacatctaaaacctgcaggacagaggctcttgaggcctggagttgaagagccctggtctacAGCCTTCTGTAAAggacggtggaggctctgtcatggtttgggcctgcatGTCAGATGCTAGTGGTGTTGGAAATCTTGTCTAAACTGATGGAATTTTGAACACAGAAGTTACAGATTTTCATCCAGCATACAATACCATctgatttttcagca
Protein-coding sequences here:
- the LOC115780094 gene encoding host cell factor 1-like isoform X2; translated protein: MEVMSAPGSAVSGTTASVLQPRWKRVLGWSGPVPRPRHGHRAVAIKELMVVFGGGNEGIVDELHVYNTATNQWFIPAVRGDIPPGCAAYGFVCDGTRLLVFGGMVEYGKYSNDLYELQASRWEWKKLKAKNPKNGPPPCPRLGHSFSLVGNKCYLFGGLANDSEDPKNNIPRYLNDLYTLELRAGSSVVGWDIPITYGVLPPPRESHTAVVYTDKTTRKSRLIIYGGMSGCRLGDLWTLDIDTLTWNKPLVSGTAPLPRSLHSATTITNKMYVFGGWVPLVMDDVKVATHEKEWKCTNTLACLNLDTMCWETVLMDTLEDNIPRARAGHCAVAINSRLYVWSGRDGYRKAWNNQVCCKDLWYLETERPHAPARVQLVRANTNSLEVSWGAVSTADTYLLQLQKYDIPATPAAASPAMSATPSQPVNSPKSPAPAAAAPSAQSLPQTVLKVAAQQAATGTSVVTVRPSQPGKSPVTVTSLPPGVRMVVPAQTTQGSPIGSSPQMSGMAALAAAAAATQKIPPSSAGTVLNVPAGATILKTVAVSPSTTTVKVASPVMVSNPATRMLKTAAAQVGTATASSPTTTTRPIITVHKSGAVTVAQQAQVVTTVVGGVTKTITLVKSPLTMGSSGTLISNLGKMMSVVQTKPVQTSAVTGQASTNPLTQIIQTKGPLPAGTILKLVTSADGKPTTIITTSQAGGTGNKPTILNISGVSPTTTKQGTTIIKTIPMSAIMTQPGATGVTSSAGMKTPITILTTKVMTTGTPGKIITAVPKLATAAGQQGLTQVVLKGAPGQPGTILRTVPMSTVGGVRLVTPVTVSAVKPTVTTLVVKGTTGVTTLGTVTGTVSTSLAGGTVDSSTASLVTPITTLGTIATLSSQVISPAAITVSAAQTSLTSSSALPSSTMTVQNQPTQVTLITTPSGVEAQPVQDLPVSILASPTSEQPTSTEAGAAGESSGTVTLVCSNPPCETHETGTTNTATTSSATIGAGQVCSNPPCETHETGTTNTATTSSAAIGAGQVCSNPPCETHETGTTNTATTSSATIGAGQVCSNPPCETHETGTTNTATTATSNMSALRVCSNPPCETHETGTTNTATTATSNMGGVQQVCSNPPCETHVTGTTNTATQASSSMNANQTDTVQSVCSNPPCETHETGTTNTPSTATSNMGGDQTSTTTGLVQRVCSNPPCETHETGTTNTATTATCSMETGEGTAAQQTEEGAEGASSTEEASTTTTTGTTQGRAVTTVTQSTPAPGPSVPSISSITEGVSTAASSTEEPMQTDEAASAEAAPAEEGTTAMETQAEGEAAAATALNLPSELMSEGQGATLMVTGLSDEELAVTAAAEAAAQAAATEEAQALAIQAVLQAAQQAVMNEGDAAGESQQPTNIPIMLTQQELAALVQQQQQLQEAQAAAQQATVDTSLPTEGLAPADSLNDPSVESNGHNEMAATVTSAVASLLPRTTAETLAPSSTFAPSVSVASPAKLQAAATLAEVANGIEGEKQAPQPAPVKPVVKKENQWFDVGIVKVTNMVVTHYYVPGDDSQGDDDSGVIPDYSQMKKMELQPGTAYKFRVAGINACGRGAFSEISAFKTCLPGFPGAPCAIKISKSPDGAHLTWEPPSVTSGKIIEYSVYLAIQSNQTAEAKASTPAQLAFMRVYCGPNPSCLVQSSSLSNAHIDYTTKPAIIFRIAARNEKGYGPATQVRWLQESGKDASSAKPAPKRPGTSPDAKSTGPKKARTDQ
- the LOC115780094 gene encoding host cell factor 1-like isoform X1: MEVMSAPGSAVSGTTASVLQPRWKRVLGWSGPVPRPRHGHRAVAIKELMVVFGGGNEGIVDELHVYNTATNQWFIPAVRGDIPPGCAAYGFVCDGTRLLVFGGMVEYGKYSNDLYELQASRWEWKKLKAKNPKNGPPPCPRLGHSFSLVGNKCYLFGGLANDSEDPKNNIPRYLNDLYTLELRAGSSVVGWDIPITYGVLPPPRESHTAVVYTDKTTRKSRLIIYGGMSGCRLGDLWTLDIDTLTWNKPLVSGTAPLPRSLHSATTITNKMYVFGGWVPLVMDDVKVATHEKEWKCTNTLACLNLDTMCWETVLMDTLEDNIPRARAGHCAVAINSRLYVWSGRDGYRKAWNNQVCCKDLWYLETERPHAPARVQLVRANTNSLEVSWGAVSTADTYLLQLQKYDIPATPAAASPAMSATPSQPVNSPKSPAPAAAAPSAQSLPQTAVLKVAAQQAATGTSVVTVRPSQPGKSPVTVTSLPPGVRMVVPAQTTQGSPIGSSPQMSGMAALAAAAAATQKIPPSSAGTVLNVPAGATILKTVAVSPSTTTVKVASPVMVSNPATRMLKTAAAQVGTATASSPTTTTRPIITVHKSGAVTVAQQAQVVTTVVGGVTKTITLVKSPLTMGSSGTLISNLGKMMSVVQTKPVQTSAVTGQASTNPLTQIIQTKGPLPAGTILKLVTSADGKPTTIITTSQAGGTGNKPTILNISGVSPTTTKQGTTIIKTIPMSAIMTQPGATGVTSSAGMKTPITILTTKVMTTGTPGKIITAVPKLATAAGQQGLTQVVLKGAPGQPGTILRTVPMSTVGGVRLVTPVTVSAVKPTVTTLVVKGTTGVTTLGTVTGTVSTSLAGGTVDSSTASLVTPITTLGTIATLSSQVISPAAITVSAAQTSLTSSSALPSSTMTVQNQPTQVTLITTPSGVEAQPVQDLPVSILASPTSEQPTSTEAGAAGESSGTVTLVCSNPPCETHETGTTNTATTSSATIGAGQVCSNPPCETHETGTTNTATTSSAAIGAGQVCSNPPCETHETGTTNTATTSSATIGAGQVCSNPPCETHETGTTNTATTATSNMSALRVCSNPPCETHETGTTNTATTATSNMGGVQQVCSNPPCETHVTGTTNTATQASSSMNANQTDTVQSVCSNPPCETHETGTTNTPSTATSNMGGDQTSTTTGLVQRVCSNPPCETHETGTTNTATTATCSMETGEGTAAQQTEEGAEGASSTEEASTTTTTGTTQGRAVTTVTQSTPAPGPSVPSISSITEGVSTAASSTEEPMQTDEAASAEAAPAEEGTTAMETQAEGEAAAATALNLPSELMSEGQGATLMVTGLSDEELAVTAAAEAAAQAAATEEAQALAIQAVLQAAQQAVMNEGDAAGESQQPTNIPIMLTQQELAALVQQQQQLQEAQAAAQQATVDTSLPTEGLAPADSLNDPSVESNGHNEMAATVTSAVASLLPRTTAETLAPSSTFAPSVSVASPAKLQAAATLAEVANGIEGEKQAPQPAPVKPVVKKENQWFDVGIVKVTNMVVTHYYVPGDDSQGDDDSGVIPDYSQMKKMELQPGTAYKFRVAGINACGRGAFSEISAFKTCLPGFPGAPCAIKISKSPDGAHLTWEPPSVTSGKIIEYSVYLAIQSNQTAEAKASTPAQLAFMRVYCGPNPSCLVQSSSLSNAHIDYTTKPAIIFRIAARNEKGYGPATQVRWLQESGKDASSAKPAPKRPGTSPDAKSTGPKKARTDQ